In the genome of Sebastes umbrosus isolate fSebUmb1 chromosome 14, fSebUmb1.pri, whole genome shotgun sequence, one region contains:
- the sgf29 gene encoding SAGA-associated factor 29, translated as MSADTKIAELLTELHQLIKQTQEERSRSEHNLLNIQKTHERMQTENKTSPYYRTKLRGLYTTAKADAEAECSILRHALDKIAEIKSLLEERRIAAKMAGVYSDSDPPRKTMRRGVLMTLLQQSAMTLPLWIGKPGESPPPLCGATPASSDYVAKQGDKVAARVKAVDGDEQWILAEVVSYNHSTNKYEVDDIDEEGKERHTLSRRRIIPLPQWKANPETDPEALFSKDQLVLALYPQTTCFYRALIHAPPHRPQDDYSVLFEDTSYADGYSPPLNVAQRYVVACKENKKK; from the exons ATGTCAGCCGATACCAAGATTGCCGAGCTGCTCACAGAGCTCCATCAGCTCATCAAACAGACTCAG GAGGAGAGGTCACGCAGCGAACACAATCTGCTCAACATTCAGAAAACACACGAGAGGATGCAGACGGAAAACAAAA CGTCCCCATACTACCGGACCAAGCTGAGAGGACTGTACACCACGGCCAAAGCCGACGCTGAGGCAGAGTGCAG CATCTTGCGTCACGCTCTCGATAAGATCGCAGAGATCAAGTCTTTgttggaggagaggagaatag ccgcTAAGATGGCAGGAGTTTACAGCGACAGCGACCCCCCCAGGAAGACGATGAGGCGAGGCGTCCTGATGACGCTCCTCCAGCAATCGGCCATGACGCTCCCTCTGTGGATCGGCAAGCCGGGCGAGAG CCCGCCTCCTCTGTGCGGGGCGACGCCGGCCAGCAGCGACTACGTGGCCAAACAGGGCGACAAGGTGGCGGCGAGGGTGAAGGCCGTGGACGGAGACGAGCAGTGGATCCTGGCTGAGGTGGTCAGCTACAACCACTCCACCAACAA gtATGAAGTGGACGACATTGATGAAGAGGGCAAAGA GAGACACACTCTGAGCAGACGGAGGATCATCCCTCTGCCTCAGTGGAAGGCCAACCCAGAGACGGACCCAGAGGCCCTGTTCAGTAAGGACCAGCTGGTGCTGGCCCTCTACCCCCAGACCACCTGCTTCTACCGGGCCCTCATCCACGCCCCTCCACACAGG cCTCAGGACGACTACTCGGTGCTGTTCGAGGACACGTCGTACGCCGACGGTTACTCCCCGCCGCTCAATGTGGCTCAGCGTTACGTGGTCGCCTGCAAAgagaacaagaagaagtga
- the nupr1b gene encoding nuclear protein 1b: protein MSHVDVNNLKPSSFEDEYYDKYEYYNLTDKYTEGSARKGRTKKEASDNTNRHNPSGHERKIVEKLQNTEKKAKE, encoded by the exons ATGAGTCACGTCGACGTGAACAACCTGAAGCCTTCCAGCTTTGAAGACGAGTACTACgacaaatatgaatattataacTTAACCGACAAATACACAG AAGGCTCAGCTCGTAAAGGCAGAACAAAGAAGGAGGCCAGTGATAACACCAACAGACACAATCCGTCCGGACACGAGCGCAAAATAGTGGAGAAGCTCCAGAACACGGAGAAGAAAGCCAAGGAGTGA